One stretch of Cohnella algarum DNA includes these proteins:
- a CDS encoding response regulator: protein MKAIIIDDEKHVRDVLRMLAQWERFGIDEVLEARDGEEAVRLIERHRPEIVFTDMNMPTMDGIKVLEWLQRHAGDCKTIVISAYDDFHYMRSAIFYGSFDYILKPIEPALLNETLERAVEEWKREALNRKSALENDRVASEAKPLYWDRLLSSMLSRAPAPDAAGQLEREFGVAAGRTLFKIWLMPVHAFAAVKYGGNTEVAFSALLPVVNGVLRTSGSGIAFRNLDKRDELAMLVWNLQDEEALARHLLGAVRQEVRMQPIVAAGKEARQVADAYESARYTLIKCDLEEAARERQPVRFEEVKPRAVLHLLNYAQELRWAIQSGSTESVDRLLDGIFETLQASGGMTLEQLHNWESQYGLLQANWLQEYDIRDGGSLHRGDGYWEEDGRFSFRRFRDEKRVQFHALIGLLHGLKYRKEKNSIREIALFLRQNYKREVTLQEISDRFFLSREYISRKFKQEFGVTITDYVTQVRIEKAKELLENPHLKIYEIADFVGYQNDKYFIKVFKRAEGVTPSEFRSFAAAARQACGS, encoded by the coding sequence CCATCATCATCGACGACGAAAAGCATGTTCGCGACGTTTTGCGCATGCTGGCCCAGTGGGAACGCTTCGGCATCGACGAGGTGCTCGAGGCACGGGACGGCGAGGAGGCCGTGCGGCTGATCGAGCGGCACCGGCCCGAAATCGTCTTTACGGACATGAATATGCCGACGATGGACGGCATCAAGGTGCTGGAATGGCTGCAGCGCCACGCCGGCGACTGCAAAACCATCGTCATCAGCGCCTACGACGATTTCCATTATATGCGGAGCGCGATCTTCTACGGAAGTTTCGATTATATTCTGAAGCCGATCGAACCGGCTCTGTTGAACGAAACGCTGGAGCGGGCCGTGGAGGAATGGAAGCGCGAGGCGCTTAACCGGAAGTCGGCCCTGGAAAACGACCGGGTCGCCAGCGAGGCAAAGCCGCTGTATTGGGACCGTCTGCTGTCGAGCATGCTGAGCAGAGCCCCGGCGCCGGACGCGGCCGGACAGCTCGAGCGGGAGTTCGGGGTGGCCGCAGGCCGCACCTTGTTCAAAATTTGGCTGATGCCCGTTCACGCCTTCGCCGCCGTCAAATACGGCGGCAACACGGAAGTCGCGTTTTCGGCGCTGCTGCCGGTCGTAAACGGCGTATTGCGAACGAGCGGGAGCGGCATCGCCTTTCGCAATCTGGACAAGCGCGACGAGCTGGCGATGCTCGTCTGGAATCTCCAGGACGAGGAGGCGCTCGCCAGGCATCTTCTGGGGGCGGTGCGCCAGGAAGTCCGGATGCAGCCGATCGTCGCCGCCGGCAAGGAGGCGCGTCAGGTCGCGGACGCGTACGAGTCGGCGCGGTACACGCTGATAAAGTGCGATTTGGAGGAAGCGGCGCGGGAACGGCAGCCCGTCCGGTTCGAGGAAGTGAAGCCGCGCGCCGTCCTGCATCTGCTCAATTACGCGCAGGAGCTGAGATGGGCGATCCAAAGCGGCAGCACGGAAAGCGTCGACCGGCTGCTCGACGGGATTTTCGAGACGCTGCAAGCCTCCGGAGGCATGACGCTGGAGCAGTTGCACAACTGGGAGAGCCAATACGGACTGCTGCAGGCGAACTGGCTGCAGGAATACGACATCCGCGACGGCGGCAGCTTGCATCGGGGCGACGGCTATTGGGAGGAGGACGGGCGCTTCTCCTTCCGCCGGTTCCGCGACGAAAAACGTGTGCAGTTTCACGCGCTGATCGGGCTGCTGCACGGCCTGAAATACCGGAAGGAAAAAAACAGCATCCGGGAAATCGCGCTTTTTTTGCGGCAAAATTACAAGCGCGAAGTGACGCTGCAGGAAATATCGGACCGTTTCTTTCTCAGCCGCGAGTATATATCGCGTAAGTTCAAGCAGGAGTTCGGCGTCACCATCACCGACTACGTGACCCAGGTACGCATCGAGAAAGCGAAGGAGCTGCTGGAAAATCCGCATCTGAAAATATACGAGATCGCGGATTTCGTCGGCTATCAGAACGATAAATATTTCATCAAGGTATTCAAACGGGCCGAGGGCGTGACGCCGAGCGAGTTCCGTTCGTTCGCGGCCGCTGCCAGGCAGGCGTGCGGCTCTTGA
- a CDS encoding MFS transporter: protein MANRSWAAEAGLFFAISVLFFVSITAFDPFVSSYAAELGVGPALIGSMVGVTGLASMFARLPLGILSGMLSRRKLFIQAGFVLTIVCWTAAFLAPGAGTLFLGKLSNGLAGSTWVIFTVMFPSLFPDRDGAKAMAFISAASPLGSLAGSTIGGLVIHAYGYSAGFSVAVLAALLALALTFFLKEGQPPARTGEPTFTRRTLTSQLSDKRLWAISLLGALIQMTMYGTRDTFTPLMAQQLGAGPIAVSWLANTHLMMFGLSTALCPWLYRRLGLVRTGVLGFAAQGLAIVLMPAAGGLPALFALQAAAGIAYGMAFTFLMSIVLERTRPHEKTTRMGFFQSLYSLGMFVGPLLLGLLVDGVSEAAGFAVWGRCPRSARRWPARCTGAAPRPLRLTPRNRGFEEPEREKGEKCRAIRHDH, encoded by the coding sequence ATGGCAAATCGGAGTTGGGCCGCGGAAGCGGGGTTGTTTTTTGCGATAAGCGTACTGTTCTTTGTGAGCATTACGGCTTTCGACCCGTTCGTGTCGTCGTATGCGGCGGAGCTGGGGGTCGGGCCGGCGCTCATCGGCAGCATGGTCGGCGTTACGGGGCTCGCCTCGATGTTCGCGCGGCTGCCGTTGGGCATTTTGTCGGGCATGCTGTCCAGACGAAAGCTTTTCATCCAGGCGGGCTTCGTGCTGACGATCGTCTGCTGGACCGCCGCCTTCCTGGCGCCGGGCGCCGGAACGCTGTTTCTCGGCAAGCTGAGCAACGGGCTGGCCGGCTCGACGTGGGTGATTTTTACGGTCATGTTCCCGTCCTTGTTTCCGGACCGGGACGGCGCGAAGGCGATGGCCTTCATTTCGGCGGCTTCGCCGCTCGGCTCGTTGGCCGGCTCGACGATCGGCGGGCTGGTCATTCACGCGTACGGCTATTCGGCCGGCTTCTCCGTGGCGGTACTGGCCGCCCTGCTGGCGTTGGCGCTGACGTTCTTCCTGAAGGAAGGACAGCCCCCGGCGCGGACCGGCGAGCCGACGTTCACCCGGCGCACGCTGACCTCCCAGCTGTCGGACAAGCGCCTGTGGGCCATCTCGCTGCTCGGGGCGCTGATCCAAATGACGATGTACGGCACGCGCGACACCTTTACGCCGCTCATGGCGCAGCAGCTCGGCGCGGGACCGATCGCCGTCAGCTGGCTGGCCAACACGCATCTGATGATGTTCGGCCTCTCGACGGCGCTGTGCCCCTGGCTGTACCGCCGTCTCGGTCTCGTCCGAACGGGGGTGCTCGGCTTTGCCGCGCAGGGGCTGGCCATTGTGCTGATGCCGGCCGCCGGCGGACTGCCCGCGCTGTTTGCGCTGCAGGCGGCGGCCGGCATCGCGTACGGGATGGCGTTCACGTTTCTCATGTCGATCGTGCTGGAGCGGACGCGGCCGCACGAGAAGACGACGCGCATGGGCTTCTTCCAAAGCCTGTACTCGCTCGGCATGTTCGTCGGGCCGCTGCTGCTCGGCCTGCTGGTCGACGGCGTTTCGGAGGCGGCGGGCTTCGCCGTCTGGGGGCGCTGTCCGCGATCGGCGCGGCGCTGGCCGGCGCGCTGTACCGGCGCGGCGCCGCGCCCGTTGCGATTAACGCCGAGGAACCGAGGATTTGAAGAGCCCGAAAGGGAAAAGGGAGAGAAATGCCGTGCGATTCGACATGACCATTAA
- a CDS encoding amidase gives MRFDMTIKSLLDGYRTKTFLPEEIVRAYLARIKAADANLRSIITLTEETARCQAGIAGWRLAAGEDPGLLHGVPVTYKDNIDTRGIRTTNGSQIDRDRVPRRNAAVVDRVGGAGAVTVGKANLYEYAFGITSDNPFYGDVRNPWDARFMAGGSSSGSAASVAAGFCLGSIGTDTAGSIRVPSACCGVVGLKPTRGLVPTDGVTTLSWTLDHVGPIARNVEDVALLLEAAAGKPYAWACREDIRGLRIGVPRQFVSRRIETDVEKRFDAALAALAELGAVLIDVDLPLAEEAIAVATGIATPEVGYVHRERIASSLALYGAGAAETFARSRAATAHDYMDAMRKRDEMTRGLDELFRQVDAVVTPTMPAAPTRLGQGQVRFPDGSVETVDECMIRFTCLYDITGHPALSVPCGLTEDGLPVGLQIAAAHHREDAALRIAYAYERAALSGFYAERDARIEQGAGAEA, from the coding sequence GTGCGATTCGACATGACCATTAAATCGCTGCTGGACGGATACCGGACCAAGACGTTCTTGCCGGAAGAGATCGTCCGGGCGTATTTGGCGCGCATCAAGGCCGCGGACGCAAACCTTCGGTCGATCATTACCCTGACCGAGGAGACGGCGCGCTGTCAGGCCGGCATTGCGGGATGGCGGCTTGCCGCGGGCGAGGACCCCGGCTTGCTGCACGGCGTGCCGGTTACCTACAAGGACAATATCGATACCCGGGGAATCCGGACGACGAACGGCTCGCAAATCGACCGCGACCGGGTGCCCCGGCGCAATGCGGCCGTAGTGGACCGCGTCGGCGGAGCCGGGGCCGTAACCGTCGGCAAGGCGAATCTTTACGAGTACGCTTTCGGCATAACGTCCGACAATCCGTTTTACGGCGACGTGCGCAATCCGTGGGACGCGCGGTTTATGGCCGGGGGCTCCAGCAGCGGCTCGGCGGCTTCCGTCGCCGCCGGCTTCTGCCTCGGCTCGATCGGCACGGACACGGCGGGTTCGATCCGGGTGCCGTCCGCCTGCTGCGGCGTCGTCGGCCTCAAGCCGACGCGCGGGCTGGTGCCGACGGACGGGGTGACGACGCTGTCGTGGACGCTCGATCACGTCGGGCCGATCGCCCGCAACGTGGAGGACGTCGCGCTGCTGCTCGAGGCGGCGGCGGGCAAGCCGTACGCCTGGGCGTGCCGCGAGGACATCCGCGGCCTGCGAATCGGCGTCCCGCGCCAATTCGTGTCCCGGCGTATCGAGACCGACGTCGAGAAGCGCTTCGACGCGGCGCTGGCGGCGCTTGCCGAGCTCGGCGCGGTGCTGATCGACGTCGACCTTCCGCTGGCCGAGGAGGCGATTGCCGTCGCCACGGGCATCGCCACGCCCGAGGTCGGCTATGTGCACCGCGAGCGCATCGCGTCATCGCTGGCGCTGTACGGCGCCGGCGCCGCGGAAACGTTCGCGCGCAGCCGCGCCGCGACGGCGCACGACTACATGGACGCGATGCGGAAACGCGACGAAATGACGCGCGGCTTGGACGAGTTGTTCCGTCAGGTGGACGCCGTCGTCACGCCGACGATGCCGGCGGCGCCGACGCGGCTGGGACAGGGCCAAGTGCGGTTTCCCGACGGCTCGGTCGAGACGGTGGACGAGTGCATGATCCGGTTCACCTGTTTGTACGACATTACCGGCCATCCCGCGCTGTCGGTGCCGTGCGGGCTAACGGAGGACGGCCTGCCCGTCGGCCTGCAGATCGCCGCCGCGCACCATCGGGAGGACGCGGCGCTGCGCATCGCTTACGCGTATGAACGGGCGGCGCTGTCCGGGTTCTATGCCGAACGGGACGCGCGGATCGAACAAGGCGCCGGGGCCGAGGCTTGA
- a CDS encoding ester cyclase, whose translation MEIKSNGNPEEGSKPANGATGAPADKPKSGKSPAEPQAAPQAAASAPAATKRRVQQSNLFYADAEEVNMIDTNDDFDYLNLPGSLQRKQSMRGFDPEYNNIVDYIVKITRQIWKEKDIGLIYETYSHNVSVHKGLLNSHGVNEVVAGTLQTLHAFPDRKGLGWSVIWSGNDEEGFFTSHRGKSMGTNIGDSLYGPATNKKVVFRTTADCMILNNKIYEEWLVMDTFHMVQQLGLDPVEVAKGLAKGTRTLTAPLHFGFPETAEIGLPPKIYRRQFEHFEIGDFLLEMINRVWERRSFNFVDKFYDPNAVVHYVCNRDLIGMAEIKGMFVSFFASIPNGKTHIERITCNRRGSDADWDVAIRWRVQGTHEGMGYFGRPSGKPIEIFGINHYKIKAGKIIEEWFLFDGIEVLRQIYMEADGGVQNAAAAVAGGDGSFSGVS comes from the coding sequence ATGGAAATCAAGAGCAACGGCAATCCGGAAGAAGGAAGCAAGCCGGCGAACGGCGCAACGGGCGCGCCGGCCGATAAGCCGAAAAGCGGCAAGAGCCCGGCCGAGCCTCAGGCCGCGCCGCAGGCGGCCGCATCCGCTCCGGCGGCAACGAAGCGGCGCGTTCAGCAAAGCAATCTTTTTTATGCGGATGCTGAAGAGGTCAACATGATCGACACGAACGACGATTTCGATTATCTGAACCTCCCCGGAAGCCTGCAGCGCAAGCAGAGCATGAGGGGCTTCGATCCCGAATACAACAACATCGTCGATTACATCGTCAAGATCACGCGGCAAATCTGGAAGGAAAAAGACATCGGCCTCATCTACGAAACGTACAGCCACAACGTTTCCGTCCACAAAGGGCTGCTTAACAGCCACGGCGTCAACGAGGTCGTGGCGGGCACGCTGCAGACGCTGCATGCGTTTCCGGACCGGAAAGGACTGGGCTGGAGCGTCATCTGGTCGGGCAACGACGAGGAAGGCTTCTTTACTTCGCATCGGGGCAAGTCGATGGGCACCAATATCGGCGACAGCCTGTACGGCCCCGCGACGAACAAGAAGGTCGTCTTCCGCACGACGGCCGACTGCATGATTCTGAACAACAAAATTTACGAAGAATGGCTTGTGATGGATACGTTCCATATGGTGCAGCAGCTCGGGCTCGATCCGGTCGAAGTGGCGAAAGGGCTGGCCAAGGGCACCCGGACGCTGACGGCGCCGCTTCATTTCGGCTTCCCCGAGACGGCCGAAATCGGTTTGCCGCCGAAAATCTACCGCCGGCAGTTCGAACACTTCGAGATCGGCGACTTCCTGCTGGAGATGATCAACCGGGTATGGGAGCGGCGCTCGTTCAATTTCGTGGACAAGTTCTACGATCCGAACGCGGTCGTTCACTACGTTTGCAACCGCGATCTGATCGGCATGGCGGAGATCAAAGGGATGTTCGTCAGCTTCTTCGCCTCGATTCCGAACGGCAAAACCCATATCGAGCGCATCACATGCAACCGGCGCGGCTCCGACGCCGACTGGGACGTTGCGATTCGCTGGCGCGTACAGGGCACGCACGAGGGCATGGGCTACTTCGGGCGGCCGAGCGGCAAGCCGATCGAAATTTTCGGCATCAACCATTACAAGATCAAGGCCGGCAAAATTATCGAAGAGTGGTTCCTGTTCGACGGCATCGAAGTGCTTCGGCAAATTTACATGGAAGCCGACGGCGGCGTCCAGAACGCCGCGGCAGCCGTCGCGGGCGGCGACGGCAGCTTCTCCGGCGTATCCTGA
- a CDS encoding helix-turn-helix transcriptional regulator: MEPETYVVLRAPPLPYYLGAGVSAYAEGEQHPNRKNLGFFDLLWVVRGELHIGENGRDWALGEGQTLLLLPDGEHYAVKPCDRETVFYWVHFSYSGEKEVRHAPLDRFQQPFEQPFSNPYEIRLPYRAGPGGASEGPKLLRELVRLRDGNRTAAFWKEQALLLELLRLLEEGEHESRSTPAIRIAEQAEAYLKANYQAELTNGKLAEALHFHPNYIVRCMKERFDRTPMDYLHEYRLEQAKLLLVTTDWSIAQIAERVGFRHVPYFSACFKRQAGVSPLKYRRRYRS; encoded by the coding sequence ATGGAGCCGGAAACCTATGTCGTCCTGCGGGCGCCGCCTCTGCCTTATTATCTCGGGGCCGGCGTTTCGGCCTATGCCGAAGGGGAACAGCACCCCAATCGCAAAAATCTCGGCTTTTTCGATCTGCTCTGGGTCGTTCGAGGGGAGCTTCACATCGGGGAAAACGGGAGGGATTGGGCGCTCGGCGAAGGACAGACGCTGCTGCTGCTGCCCGACGGCGAGCATTACGCGGTCAAGCCGTGCGACCGGGAAACGGTATTTTATTGGGTGCATTTTTCGTATTCCGGGGAAAAGGAAGTGCGGCACGCGCCGCTTGACAGGTTCCAGCAGCCCTTCGAGCAGCCGTTCAGCAACCCGTATGAAATCCGGCTGCCCTATCGCGCCGGACCGGGGGGCGCGAGCGAGGGCCCGAAGCTGCTTCGGGAGCTGGTCCGGCTGCGCGACGGGAACCGGACAGCCGCGTTCTGGAAAGAGCAGGCGCTGCTGCTCGAGCTGCTGCGGCTGCTAGAAGAGGGCGAGCACGAAAGCCGGAGCACGCCGGCGATCCGGATCGCGGAGCAGGCGGAAGCCTACTTGAAGGCGAACTATCAGGCGGAGCTGACGAACGGGAAGCTGGCGGAGGCGCTGCATTTTCATCCGAATTATATCGTTCGCTGCATGAAGGAGCGATTCGATCGCACGCCGATGGACTATCTGCACGAATACCGGCTCGAGCAGGCGAAGCTGCTGCTGGTGACGACCGATTGGTCGATCGCGCAGATCGCCGAGCGGGTGGGCTTCCGCCACGTCCCGTATTTCTCCGCCTGCTTCAAGCGGCAGGCCGGGGTGTCGCCGCTGAAGTACCGGCGGCGCTACCGTTCGTAA
- a CDS encoding SDR family NAD(P)-dependent oxidoreductase has protein sequence MDLGVKGKTALITGGSKGIGLQTAIVLAEEGANVVVVARGEDALRGAAEKIKKETGADALAVAGDVTSDEDVRRVVNEAIARFGRLDIVVNNAGTSAAAAFDVVELSAWEQDLDLKLFGAIRFSRAALPYLKENGGAIVNVTASFAKTPGAASLPTSVSRAAGMALTKAMSRDLAKYGIRVNTVCIGLIRSDQIEKSWKQTAPEQSWEQFSRDPKHDIPLGRIGETVEAARVIAFLVSDAASYVTGTSVNIDGGKAPAL, from the coding sequence ATGGACTTGGGCGTCAAGGGCAAAACGGCTTTGATCACGGGAGGAAGCAAAGGAATCGGCTTGCAGACCGCCATCGTGCTGGCGGAGGAGGGCGCGAACGTCGTCGTCGTCGCCCGCGGCGAAGACGCGCTGCGCGGCGCCGCCGAAAAGATTAAAAAGGAAACGGGCGCCGACGCTCTTGCCGTTGCCGGCGACGTCACGTCCGACGAAGACGTGCGGCGGGTCGTGAACGAGGCGATCGCGCGGTTCGGGCGTCTGGACATCGTCGTCAACAACGCGGGCACGTCCGCGGCGGCGGCGTTCGACGTCGTCGAGCTGTCCGCTTGGGAGCAGGATCTGGATTTGAAGCTGTTCGGGGCGATCCGCTTCAGCCGCGCCGCGCTTCCCTATCTGAAGGAGAACGGGGGCGCGATCGTCAACGTGACGGCTTCGTTCGCCAAAACGCCGGGCGCCGCTTCGCTTCCGACCAGCGTCAGCCGGGCGGCCGGAATGGCGCTGACCAAAGCGATGAGCCGGGATCTTGCCAAATACGGGATCCGCGTCAACACGGTCTGCATCGGCCTGATTCGCAGCGACCAGATCGAGAAATCCTGGAAACAGACGGCGCCGGAGCAAAGCTGGGAGCAGTTTTCCCGCGATCCGAAGCACGACATTCCGCTCGGCCGCATCGGCGAGACGGTCGAAGCGGCGCGCGTCATCGCGTTTCTCGTTTCCGACGCCGCGTCCTACGTGACCGGAACGTCCGTCAACATCGACGGCGGCAAGGCTCCGGCTTTGTGA
- the lspA gene encoding signal peptidase II — protein MLFYATFLISVAVDQLTKLWVRQNMRVGETLDVWPGVLRFSHYENTGAMGSSFQGYGRWFVPIAVAILLFVLYNRHKGRLKEKWMELGTGLFVGGAIGNAIDRTLFGKVTDFIQWWSGRSIMNLADLMLNIGVVIILIHMLLPKKTKAAA, from the coding sequence GTGCTTTTTTATGCGACATTCCTTATTTCCGTTGCCGTCGACCAATTGACCAAGCTGTGGGTCCGCCAAAATATGCGGGTCGGCGAAACGCTGGACGTTTGGCCGGGCGTGCTTCGCTTTTCCCACTACGAAAACACCGGCGCGATGGGCAGCTCGTTTCAGGGCTACGGCCGCTGGTTCGTGCCGATCGCCGTCGCCATTCTTCTCTTCGTTTTATACAACCGGCACAAAGGACGTTTGAAAGAAAAGTGGATGGAGCTCGGCACCGGCCTTTTCGTCGGGGGAGCGATCGGGAACGCCATCGACCGGACGCTGTTCGGCAAGGTCACCGATTTTATCCAGTGGTGGTCCGGACGCAGCATTATGAATTTGGCGGATCTTATGTTGAATATCGGCGTCGTGATCATCCTGATCCATATGCTGCTGCCCAAGAAAACAAAAGCGGCGGCATAA
- a CDS encoding alpha-N-arabinofuranosidase, whose amino-acid sequence MSSAAKIKIEKDFRIGDVDPRLYGSFIEHLGRAVYGGIYEPGHPSADEQGFRADVLELVKTLQVPIVRYPGGNFVSGYNWEDGVGPAEQRKRRLELAWRTIEPNTFGLNEFMDWCRKAGTEAMMAINLGTRGPNEARELVEYANHPSGTYLSDLRIRHGYRDPHGIKTWCLGNEMDGPWQIGHKTATEYGRIALESAKVMKWVDPSIELVVCGSSSTEMPTYPEWEATVLDHTYDHVEYISLHRYYGNRDGDSASFLASSMDMDEFIKTVVATADYVKAKKRSKKEMYLSFDEWNVWFHSNDADKKIEPWQIAPPQLEDVYNFEDALVVGCMLISLLKRADRVKMACMAQLVNVIAPIMTENGGRAWKQTIYYPYMHASVFGRGTALVPLVQSSRYDSKSYTDVPHIEAVAVHNEEAGELTVFAVNRHLSDPLGVDIDLRSFGAASLIEHIELTSDDLKAVNTADDPDRVKPVSGTGSVAAEGLVFAARLPKASWNVLRFKV is encoded by the coding sequence ATGTCAAGCGCGGCAAAAATCAAAATCGAAAAGGATTTCCGGATCGGCGACGTCGACCCGCGTCTTTACGGTTCGTTTATCGAGCATTTGGGACGGGCGGTATACGGGGGCATTTACGAGCCCGGCCACCCTTCCGCGGACGAGCAGGGCTTTCGCGCCGATGTGCTGGAATTGGTGAAAACGCTTCAGGTTCCGATCGTCCGCTATCCCGGCGGCAATTTCGTATCGGGGTATAACTGGGAGGACGGAGTAGGACCTGCCGAACAGCGAAAAAGAAGGCTGGAGCTCGCCTGGCGCACGATCGAACCGAATACGTTCGGCCTGAACGAGTTCATGGACTGGTGCCGCAAGGCGGGCACCGAGGCGATGATGGCGATCAACCTCGGCACCCGCGGTCCGAACGAAGCCCGCGAGCTCGTCGAGTACGCGAACCATCCGTCCGGCACGTATTTAAGCGATCTGCGCATCCGGCACGGCTACCGCGACCCGCACGGCATCAAAACGTGGTGCCTGGGCAACGAGATGGACGGCCCTTGGCAAATCGGCCACAAGACGGCAACCGAGTACGGCCGCATCGCCCTGGAAAGCGCCAAAGTGATGAAATGGGTCGACCCGAGCATCGAGCTCGTCGTCTGCGGCAGCTCCAGCACGGAAATGCCCACCTACCCCGAATGGGAAGCGACCGTGCTCGACCACACTTACGATCATGTCGAATACATTTCGCTGCATCGCTATTACGGCAACCGCGACGGCGACAGCGCTTCGTTCCTCGCTTCCTCGATGGACATGGACGAATTCATCAAAACGGTCGTCGCGACGGCCGACTATGTGAAAGCCAAAAAGCGCAGCAAAAAGGAGATGTACCTTTCGTTCGACGAGTGGAACGTCTGGTTCCATTCCAACGACGCCGACAAAAAAATCGAGCCGTGGCAAATCGCCCCGCCCCAGCTGGAGGACGTCTACAACTTCGAGGACGCGCTTGTCGTCGGCTGCATGCTGATCAGCCTGCTGAAGCGCGCCGACCGCGTCAAAATGGCGTGCATGGCCCAACTGGTCAACGTCATCGCCCCGATCATGACGGAAAACGGCGGTCGCGCCTGGAAGCAGACGATTTACTATCCGTACATGCACGCAAGCGTGTTCGGCCGCGGCACCGCGCTCGTGCCGCTCGTGCAGTCTTCCAGGTACGATTCCAAGTCGTATACGGACGTCCCGCATATCGAAGCGGTCGCGGTTCATAACGAAGAGGCGGGCGAATTGACCGTCTTCGCGGTGAACCGTCACTTGTCCGACCCGCTCGGAGTGGACATCGACCTCCGCAGCTTCGGCGCAGCTTCCCTGATCGAGCATATCGAGCTGACGAGCGACGATCTGAAGGCCGTCAACACCGCGGACGATCCGGACCGCGTGAAGCCGGTCAGCGGCACCGGCAGCGTCGCCGCGGAAGGCCTCGTCTTCGCCGCCCGGCTGCCGAAGGCGTCCTGGAACGTGTTGCGGTTCAAAGTATAA
- a CDS encoding ArsR/SmtB family transcription factor: MIRADTDLKWLPVYEALASGVRLKILELLAERPMNLKDLAAALELSGPMMTAHIRKLEQGGLVQTRMVRKDGGTHKMCSLAASGVEIAFPSRERELRSVQEVSVPIGHFTRYEVFPTCGLATKDKLIGQFDDARYFLEPERVNAQILWFGRGYVEYQIPNYLLAGQEAEEIEISLEIGSEAPGVNRHWPSDIHFYLNGALLGIWTSPGDSGDGRGKLTPAWWQDAINQYGWLKMIRVRKDGTYVDGQRVSDTTLADIPAARNHWTLRLAVPEDAEHVGGLTLYGESFGNYAQDILFRVYT, from the coding sequence ATGATTCGCGCCGATACCGACCTGAAGTGGCTGCCCGTATACGAGGCGCTGGCGAGCGGCGTCCGGCTGAAAATTCTGGAGCTTCTCGCCGAACGGCCGATGAACCTGAAGGACCTGGCGGCCGCTCTGGAATTAAGCGGACCGATGATGACGGCGCACATCCGGAAGCTGGAGCAGGGAGGCCTCGTTCAAACCCGAATGGTTCGCAAAGACGGAGGCACGCACAAGATGTGCTCGCTCGCCGCGAGCGGGGTCGAGATCGCGTTTCCGAGCCGGGAACGGGAGCTGCGCTCCGTTCAGGAGGTATCGGTGCCGATCGGCCATTTTACCCGGTACGAAGTGTTTCCCACGTGCGGGCTTGCGACGAAGGACAAGCTGATCGGCCAGTTTGACGACGCGCGTTATTTTCTCGAGCCGGAGCGGGTAAACGCCCAGATTTTATGGTTCGGGCGGGGGTACGTGGAATATCAGATTCCGAATTACTTGCTTGCGGGGCAGGAAGCCGAGGAGATCGAAATTTCGCTTGAAATCGGGTCGGAGGCGCCGGGGGTCAATCGCCATTGGCCCTCCGACATCCATTTTTACTTGAACGGCGCGCTGCTCGGCATATGGACGAGTCCGGGAGACAGCGGGGACGGGAGGGGGAAGCTGACCCCGGCATGGTGGCAGGATGCGATCAATCAATACGGATGGTTGAAAATGATCCGGGTGCGCAAAGACGGAACGTACGTAGACGGGCAGCGGGTGTCCGATACGACGCTTGCGGACATTCCCGCCGCCCGCAATCACTGGACGCTTCGCCTGGCCGTGCCGGAAGACGCCGAACATGTCGGCGGCCTGACGCTGTACGGGGAGTCGTTCGGGAACTACGCCCAGGATATTTTGTTTCGGGTATATACGTAG
- a CDS encoding queuosine precursor transporter, producing MFNFLWGVLFVLVNFGLFLACYRLFGRNGLYVWIGAATVLANIQVVKTIEVLGIVATLGNTIYATIYLTTDLLNEKYGAKEANKAVWFGFFTLLMSMIMMQMVLVFTPQETDISQESLETIFGLMPRIALGSLTAYFVSQFMDVRLFSKLKDAFPGRNQLWIRNNGSSLLSQLVDTLIFTSIAFAGVYPWDVWWQIALSTYLLKFIVSAASTPVIYIARNFRFKDEASSAGQ from the coding sequence TTGTTTAATTTTTTATGGGGCGTATTATTCGTCCTCGTCAATTTCGGCCTGTTCCTGGCCTGCTACCGGCTGTTCGGCCGCAACGGGCTGTACGTCTGGATCGGCGCGGCGACGGTGCTGGCGAACATTCAGGTCGTCAAAACGATCGAAGTGCTGGGCATCGTGGCGACGCTCGGCAATACGATTTACGCCACGATTTATTTGACGACCGACTTGCTGAACGAAAAATACGGCGCCAAAGAGGCGAACAAAGCGGTCTGGTTCGGTTTTTTTACGCTGCTCATGTCGATGATCATGATGCAGATGGTGCTCGTGTTCACGCCGCAGGAGACGGATATTTCGCAGGAGTCGCTGGAAACGATTTTCGGCTTGATGCCCCGCATCGCCCTGGGCAGCTTGACGGCCTATTTCGTCAGCCAGTTCATGGACGTTCGGCTGTTCAGCAAGCTGAAAGATGCGTTCCCGGGACGCAATCAGCTGTGGATTCGGAACAACGGCAGCTCGCTGCTCAGCCAGCTGGTCGACACGCTTATTTTTACTTCGATCGCCTTTGCCGGCGTTTATCCGTGGGACGTCTGGTGGCAAATCGCGCTCAGCACGTATTTGCTGAAATTTATCGTCTCCGCCGCCTCGACGCCGGTCATTTATATCGCAAGGAATTTCAGGTTTAAAGACGAGGCGTCAAGCGCCGGGCAGTGA